GCATAGAACTGAGGATAGGGGTTCTCACAGTAAACTTTACACATGGCAAGACTTCTGGTTGAGGaatttaacagattttttagataaaggaaacgcagtggatctaatttacttagattttagtaaggcgtttgatacggtgccacatggggaattattagttaaattggataagatgggcatcaataggaatattgaaaggtggatagggaattggttaaaggggagactacaacgggtcctactgaaaggtgaactgtcaagttggagggaggttaccagtggagttcctcagggatcggttttgggaccaatcttatttaatctttttattactgacctgggcacaaaaagtgggagtgtgctaataaagtttgcagatgatacaaagctgggaggtattgctaatttagagaaggacagggataccctacaggaggatctggatgaccttgtaaactggagtaataggaataggatgaaatttaatagtgagaagtgtaaggtcatgcatttagggattaataacaagaattttagttataagctagggacgcatcaactagaagtaacggaggaggaaaaggaccttggagtattggttgatcataggatgactatgagctgccaatgtgatatggctgtgaaaaaagctaatgtcgtcttgggatgcatcaggagaggtatttccagtagggataaggaggttttagtaccgttatataaggcactggtgagacctcacctggagtactgtgtgcagttctggtctcccatgtttaagaaggatgaattcaaactggaacaggtacagagaagggctactaggatgatccgaggaatggaaaacttgtcttatgaaaggagactcagggagcttggcttgtttagcctaactaaaagaaggctgaggggagatatgattgctctctataaatatatcagagggataaataccagagagggagaggaattatttaaactcagtaccaatgtggacacaagaacaaatggatataaactggccactaggaaatttagattagaaattagacgaaggtttctaaccatcagaggagtgaagttttggaatagccttccgagggaagtagtgggggcaaaagatctatcttgctttaagattaaactcgataagtttatggaggagatggtatgatgggataacatggttttggtaattaaatattcatggtaaataggcccaatggcctgtgatgggttttagatggggtaagatccaagttacctgggaaagaattttctgtagtatctggctgatgaatcttgcccatatgctcagggtttagctgatcgccatatttggggtcgggaaggaattttcctccagggcagattggaagaggccctggaggtttttcgccttcctctgtagcatggggcacgggtcacttgctggaggattctctgctccttgaggtctttaaactacaatttgaggacttcaatagcacagatataggtgtgaggtttttttttttttgtaggagtggtgggtgaaattctgtggcctgcgttgtgcaggaggtcagactagatgatcataatggtcccttctgacctaaatatctatgaatctatgaatttctgGCTCTCTGTACAGGGCTGGATCTCACCCAGTGTGAGCAAAGGAGGCATCTAGAATGAAGAAAGGACACAGCTAACATTCACAGTCTTCCgaggctccttttctttttgtcccctccccctccaataaTAACATCATGTACAACAGCAAGGACATCCTTATTTACAGCTAAAACACGGCAGAGCTGGATTGTGTTCCCTGTTCGATCACAGCCTCCTCGtgtggctttggacaagtcactatCAGTCATCACTGATTAGTTTCTATGAACGCTTCTCAGCCCATGGACCATTCACAATACACATCATTGTTCTCCTCTCAGGATTTTTAAATAGCTAAACCATTTAGTTTTTATCGTGGACCAAAGCTAAAAAGTTGAAATCTGGATACAGACTGAAATCTTGTATCAGAACGTACGAATTTTCTGATCCAATGTTTTGGTTCAGGTCCACTCTGCTTTTCCTATGTTTCCTTTAATGATGAGTTCATACAAGTCTGCATATGCCAAGCTCCACCTAAGGGAGAGGGTGTGGTCTAGTCTAGTGAAGGGGCACTCAGCTGAGAGCCTGGAGACCTGACTTCTGTCACTGATCTCCTGAGTGACCTTGAACAAGTTGCTTACCTGTTTTGTCCTTCAGTTTCCCCCTCAGTTAAATGAGGATCTACATCCTCTTCCTTATGAGTGTCAATGGGCTTTGATTTAGACCCTTTGATTCTTGTGCtcttttgtaaatcactttgagatttATAAATGCAAAGCTCTATATAAGAACGGGATATTATTCGTAATGTGATTTATAACTGATCTGGGGATGTGTGAGTACCACCAGGGATTTTAATCATGGTACTGACTCCAACCTGTCTGAAGAGCGGGGCCAGGATGGGCCATATTTTCTCTCATGGTGTCACGTATTTTTAGTAATGTTGCTTTTAATTGTAGGGGATGTGGTTGAATAAACTGATCAGATCCTCCGCAGTGCATCATGCCAACCTGCAATGAAACCAACATCAGTCCTACAAGATTCCTCCTGGCAGGCATCCCAGGGCTGGAAGCTCATGGGACCTGGATCTCCATCCCTTTCTGTTCCATGTACCTCATTGCAATTCTAGGAAACAGTCTGATTCTGTTTGTGATCAAGACACAGCAGAATCTCCATCAGCCCATGTACTTGTTCCTTTCTCTGTTGTCTGTCACTGACCTTGGCTTATCTCTTTCCACCTTGCCAACAATGCTCAGCGTCTTCCTGTTTAACACCAGAGAAATGGGCATTGATGTCTGTCTGACCcaacttttctttattcacacTTTTTCCATGATGGAATCCTCTGTACTCGTAGCCATGGCATTTGACTGCTTCATTGCAATACGCCACCCGCTGAGATACGCTTCGACTTTAACCAGTGCAAGGATAGGGCTGGCGATAATAATCAGGGCTAGTGGTCTGAATATCCCATCTGTCATTCTTCTCAAGAGGTTGCCGTACAGCAAGATCCAACCTCTCTCTTATTCATATTGTTTGCATTCAGATGTGATGAAGATGGCCTGCGCAGATGTTACATCCAGCAGCTTCTATGGATTGTTTGTTATCCTTTCTTCTCTGGGATTAGACTC
The Eretmochelys imbricata isolate rEreImb1 chromosome 1, rEreImb1.hap1, whole genome shotgun sequence DNA segment above includes these coding regions:
- the LOC144278829 gene encoding olfactory receptor 51G2-like, with protein sequence MYLIAILGNSLILFVIKTQQNLHQPMYLFLSLLSVTDLGLSLSTLPTMLSVFLFNTREMGIDVCLTQLFFIHTFSMMESSVLVAMAFDCFIAIRHPLRYASTLTSARIGLAIIIRASGLNIPSVILLKRLPYSKIQPLSYSYCLHSDVMKMACADVTSSSFYGLFVILSSLGLDSVLIVLSYIMILQTLLSITSWQERLKALNTCVSHICVSLLFYTPLISLSMIHRFKKQALPQSQILLSYLHLLFPQCSIPLYTA